The proteins below are encoded in one region of Strix aluco isolate bStrAlu1 chromosome 8, bStrAlu1.hap1, whole genome shotgun sequence:
- the TIE1 gene encoding tyrosine-protein kinase receptor Tie-1 isoform X1, producing MGLCVYLLLLLPRLAGAILDITLIANVQSLSHSNFFLSCVMGERDVSYLQIERENKIVMTHPKTGFQIYRNRSNHVEARSFSMSDLVGILYCLGRTPTEQAQVVYVHNSHNAHLFPVKATQSVNVAEPATFSARVLKRKETDVMWKRNGTYYQTTDRGEVQGNLVTLTLPNVSVTENGVYSATFMGDSPLWSAFYRLIVRACPAKKWGPSCEKDCPNCLNGGICHDHVGECICPPGFMGTRCERACREGQFGRNCQETCQRAQGCRGLSFCLPDPYGCSCASGWSGSRCSQACPPGYYGPDCALGCACRNGGSCNRFSGCVCPAGWHGQHCEKSDRFPQIIQLASELEFNLGSEPVVSCVATGNPLPASDSVELRKADGTVLKLIKAIIEPGQITCEFQVQRLTKADTGLWECRVSTTGGQDSRKVKVNIRVPPAPLSPPRLLAKQSRQLVVSPVDCFSGDGPIISIKLLYKPKDDTSAWSSIVVDNSENITVMNLRPVTAYIVKVQLSRPGDGGEGSKGPEAVMVTECLEPTVKPVIEGWSIEEKNTLHINWKLPSNHEPAHGFIVHLFDSARRLVCEKNITSISVLSARIGDLEFNKEYGLEVLVYHCASLGPPSDLYKVMINSKGPSSPRLLSAESMSDTAVKLSWQVPEYPNGGITKYIVELQQVGGTSEPQWIDTDSGAETTKIVGGLNASTSYQFRVRANSHVPGEWSQPVKAKTLGDGALSVPPSLGSQSTEQAGVDQQLLLAIVGSVSVTCLTILFALLALFLIKKNFFHRRRTFTYQSGSVSAACPARTMSPAPHFPARSRSRSIASSPDAARPHLHAERGEETILQFNSGTLTLTRRPKPQPEPLSYPILEWEDIKFEDMIGEGNFGQVIRAMIKKDGLKMNAAIKMLKEFASENDHRDFAGELEVLCKLGHHPNIINLLGACENKGYLYIAIEYAPYGNLLDFLRKSRVLETDPAFAKEHGTASTLTSQQLLQFASDVAKGMQYLSEKQFIHRDLAARNILVGENLASKIADFGLSRGEEVYVKKTMGRLPVRWMAIESLNYSVYTTKSDVWSFGVLLWEIVSLGGTPYCGMTCAELYEKLPQGYRMEKPRNCDDEVYELMRQCWRDRPYERPPFAQISMQLIRMLEARKAYVNMALFENFTYAGIDATAEEA from the exons ccCACCTTTTCCCGGTGAAGGCCACGCAGTCTGTGAACGTCGCCGAGCCGGCCACCTTCTCTGCCAGGGTCCTCAAGAGGAAGGAGACGGACGTTATGTGGAAAAGAAATG GTACCTACTACCAGACCACGGACCGGGGTGAGGTGCAGGGCAACCTTGTCACCCTGACTCTCCCCAATGTCAGTGTGACTGAAAACGGTGTCTACAGCGCCACATTCATGGGGGACAGCCCTCTGTGGAGTGCCTTCTACCGCCTGATCGTGAGAG CCTGTCCCGCGAAGAAATGGGGACCGTCCTGTGAGAAGGACTGTCCCAACTGTCTGAACGGCGGCATCTGCCACGACCATGTTGGCGAATGCATCTGCCCTCCCGGGTTCATGGGCACCCGCTGCGAGCGAG CCTGCCGGGAAGGCCAGTTTGGCCGCAACTGCCAGGAGACGTGCCAGAGAGCCCAGGGCTGCAGAGGGCTGAGCTTCTGCCTGCCGGATCCCTACGGCTGCTCCTGCGCCTCGGGCTGGAGTGGCTCCCGCTGCAGCCAAG ccTGTCCCCCAGGATACTACGGCCCCGACTGTGCCCTGGGGTGTGCATGCCGAAATGGAGGCAGCTGTAACCGCTTCAGCGGCTGTGTCTGCCCAGCAGGCTGGCACGGGCAGCACTGTGAGAAGTCAG ACCGGTTCCCCCAGATCATCCAACTGGCCTCGGAGCTGGAGTTCAACCTGGGCTCAGAGCCTGTTGTCAGCTGCGTGGCCACCGGCAACCCACTGCCTGCCAGCGACAGCGTGGAGCTGCGCAAGGCTGACGGCACTGTGCTCAAG CTCATCAAAGCCATCATCGAGCCGGGGCAGATCACCTGTGAGTTTCAGGTGCAGCGTCTGACAAAGGCAGACACAGGGCTCTGGGAGTGCCGGGTCTCCACGACCGGGGGCCAGGACAGCCGGAAAGTCAAGGTCAACATCCGAG TGCCACCAGCGCCCCTGAGCCCCCCCCGACTGCTGGCCAAACAGAGCCGCCAGCTCGTGGTATCGCCTGTGGACTGCTTCTCTGGCGATGGACCCATCATCTCCATCAAGCTGCTCTACAAGCCCAAGGACGACACCTCAGCATGGTCATCCATTGTGG TTGACAACAGCGAGAACATCACTGTCATGAACCTCCGGCCGGTGACCGCCTACATCGTCAAGGTGCAGCTGAGCCGACcaggggatggtggggagggCAGCAAGGGACCTGAGGCTGTCATGGTGACCGAGTGCCTTG AGCCCACAGTCAAGCCTGTGATCGAAGGTTGGTCCATAGAGGAGAAAAACACACTTCACATCAACTGGAAATTGCCAAGTAACCACGAGCCAGCACATGGGTTCATCGTCCACCTCTTCGACTCTGCAAGGCGACTGGTCTGTGAGAAAAATATCACATCCATCTCTGTGCTCTCTGCCCGCATTGGGGACCTGGAGTTCAATAAGGAGTACGGGTTGGAGGTGCTGGTGTACCACTGTGCCAGCCTTGGGCCCCCCTCCGACCTCTACAAAGTCATGATCAACAGCAAAG GGCCTTCCTCCCCGCGGTTGCTCTCAGCAGAGTCCATGTCTGACACCGCTGTCAAGCTCTCCTGGCAGGTCCCTGAGTACCCCAACGGGGGCATCACCAAGTACATCGTGGAGCTGCAGCAGGTGGGGGGCACCAGCGAGCCCCAGTGGATCGACACTGACAGCGGCGCCGAGACCACCAAGATCGTCGGGGGCCTCAACGCCAGCACCAGCTACCAGTTTCGCGTCCGTGCCAACTCCCATGTCCCAGGGGAATGGAGCCAGCCTGTGAAAGCCAAGACCCTGGGGGACG GAGCGCTGAGCGTGCCGCCCAGCCTGGGCAGCCAGAGCACCGAGCAGGCAGGAGTAGACCAGCAGCTGCTCTTGGCCATCGTTGGCTCCGTGTCTGTCACCTGCCTCACCATCCTCTTTGCCCTCCTGGCACTTTTCCTCATCAAGAAGAATTTTTTCCACCGCCGCCGCACCTTTACATACCAGTCTGGCTCGGTGAGTGCTGCCTGCCCCGCCAGGACCATGTCCCCAGCTCCCCACTTCCCAGCCCGATCCAGGTCACGCTCCATAGCCTCCAGTCCGGATGCAGCCAGACCTCACCTCCACGCAGAGAGG GGGGAAGAGACCATCCTGCAGTTCAATTCAGGGACTCTGACCCTGACACGCCGGCCCAAGCCACAGCCAGAGCCCCTCAGCTACCCCATCCTGGAGTGGGAAGACATCAAGTTTGAGGACATGATCGGGGAGGGCAACTTCGGGCAGGTCATCAGGGCCATGATCAAAAAGGATGGCCTGAAAATGAACGCGGCCATCAAGATGCTGAAAG AGTTTGCTTCGGAGAACGACCATCGGGACTTTGCTGGGGAGCTGGAGGTGCTGTGCAAACTGGGCCATCACCCCAACATCATCAACTTGCTGGGTGCCTGCGAGAACAAGG GATACCTGTACATCGCCATTGAGTATGCTCCCTACGGAAACCTCCTCGACTTTCTCCGCAAAAGCCGGGTTTTGGAGACAGACCCAGCCTTTGCCAAGGAGCACGGTACTGCCTCCACCCTCacctcccagcagctcctccagttTGCTTCAGATGTGGCCAAGGGGATGCAGTACCTGAGTGAGAAGCAG TTCATTCACAGGGACCTGGCAGCCAGGAATATCCTGGTGGGAGAAAACCTGGCTTCCAAGATTGCCGACTTTGGCCTCTCCAGAGGGGAGGAGGTCTATGTGAAGAAGACGATG GGCCGCTTGCCGGTTCGCTGGATGGCCATCGAGTCCCTGAACTACAGCGTGTACACCACCAAGAGTGATGT GTGGTCATTTGGAGTCCTGCTCTGGGAGATCGTCAGCTTGG GAGGGACACCTTACTGCGGGATGACGTGCGCTGAGCTCTATGAGAAGCTGCCCCAGGGCTACCGCATGGAGAAGCCGCGCAACTGTGACGACGAGGT GTACGAGCTGATGCGGCAGTGCTGGCGCGACCGCCCCTACGAGCGACCGCCCTTCGCCCAGATCTCCATGCAGCTCATCCGCATGCTGGAGGCCAGGAAG GCCTACGTGAACATGGCCCTGTTCGAGAACTTCACCTACGCGGGGATCGATGCCACTGCTGAGGAGGCGTGA
- the TIE1 gene encoding tyrosine-protein kinase receptor Tie-1 isoform X2: MGLCVYLLLLLPRLAGAILDITLIANVQSLSHSNFFLSCVMGERDVSYLQIERENKIVMTHPKTGFQIYRNRSNHVEARSFSMSDLVGILYCLGRTPTEQAQVVYVHNSHNAHLFPVKATQSVNVAEPATFSARVLKRKETDVMWKRNGTYYQTTDRGEVQGNLVTLTLPNVSVTENGVYSATFMGDSPLWSAFYRLIVRACPAKKWGPSCEKDCPNCLNGGICHDHVGECICPPGFMGTRCERACREGQFGRNCQETCQRAQGCRGLSFCLPDPYGCSCASGWSGSRCSQACPPGYYGPDCALGCACRNGGSCNRFSGCVCPAGWHGQHCEKSDRFPQIIQLASELEFNLGSEPVVSCVATGNPLPASDSVELRKADGTVLKLIKAIIEPGQITCEFQVQRLTKADTGLWECRVSTTGGQDSRKVKVNIRVPPAPLSPPRLLAKQSRQLVVSPVDCFSGDGPIISIKLLYKPKDDTSAWSSIVVDNSENITVMNLRPVTAYIVKVQLSRPGDGGEGSKGPEAVMVTECLEPTVKPVIEGWSIEEKNTLHINWKLPSNHEPAHGFIVHLFDSARRLVCEKNITSISVLSARIGDLEFNKEYGLEVLVYHCASLGPPSDLYKVMINSKGPSSPRLLSAESMSDTAVKLSWQVPEYPNGGITKYIVELQQVGGTSEPQWIDTDSGAETTKIVGGLNASTSYQFRVRANSHVPGEWSQPVKAKTLGDGALSVPPSLGSQSTEQAGVDQQLLLAIVGSVSVTCLTILFALLALFLIKKNFFHRRRTFTYQSGSGEETILQFNSGTLTLTRRPKPQPEPLSYPILEWEDIKFEDMIGEGNFGQVIRAMIKKDGLKMNAAIKMLKEFASENDHRDFAGELEVLCKLGHHPNIINLLGACENKGYLYIAIEYAPYGNLLDFLRKSRVLETDPAFAKEHGTASTLTSQQLLQFASDVAKGMQYLSEKQFIHRDLAARNILVGENLASKIADFGLSRGEEVYVKKTMGRLPVRWMAIESLNYSVYTTKSDVWSFGVLLWEIVSLGGTPYCGMTCAELYEKLPQGYRMEKPRNCDDEVYELMRQCWRDRPYERPPFAQISMQLIRMLEARKAYVNMALFENFTYAGIDATAEEA; this comes from the exons ccCACCTTTTCCCGGTGAAGGCCACGCAGTCTGTGAACGTCGCCGAGCCGGCCACCTTCTCTGCCAGGGTCCTCAAGAGGAAGGAGACGGACGTTATGTGGAAAAGAAATG GTACCTACTACCAGACCACGGACCGGGGTGAGGTGCAGGGCAACCTTGTCACCCTGACTCTCCCCAATGTCAGTGTGACTGAAAACGGTGTCTACAGCGCCACATTCATGGGGGACAGCCCTCTGTGGAGTGCCTTCTACCGCCTGATCGTGAGAG CCTGTCCCGCGAAGAAATGGGGACCGTCCTGTGAGAAGGACTGTCCCAACTGTCTGAACGGCGGCATCTGCCACGACCATGTTGGCGAATGCATCTGCCCTCCCGGGTTCATGGGCACCCGCTGCGAGCGAG CCTGCCGGGAAGGCCAGTTTGGCCGCAACTGCCAGGAGACGTGCCAGAGAGCCCAGGGCTGCAGAGGGCTGAGCTTCTGCCTGCCGGATCCCTACGGCTGCTCCTGCGCCTCGGGCTGGAGTGGCTCCCGCTGCAGCCAAG ccTGTCCCCCAGGATACTACGGCCCCGACTGTGCCCTGGGGTGTGCATGCCGAAATGGAGGCAGCTGTAACCGCTTCAGCGGCTGTGTCTGCCCAGCAGGCTGGCACGGGCAGCACTGTGAGAAGTCAG ACCGGTTCCCCCAGATCATCCAACTGGCCTCGGAGCTGGAGTTCAACCTGGGCTCAGAGCCTGTTGTCAGCTGCGTGGCCACCGGCAACCCACTGCCTGCCAGCGACAGCGTGGAGCTGCGCAAGGCTGACGGCACTGTGCTCAAG CTCATCAAAGCCATCATCGAGCCGGGGCAGATCACCTGTGAGTTTCAGGTGCAGCGTCTGACAAAGGCAGACACAGGGCTCTGGGAGTGCCGGGTCTCCACGACCGGGGGCCAGGACAGCCGGAAAGTCAAGGTCAACATCCGAG TGCCACCAGCGCCCCTGAGCCCCCCCCGACTGCTGGCCAAACAGAGCCGCCAGCTCGTGGTATCGCCTGTGGACTGCTTCTCTGGCGATGGACCCATCATCTCCATCAAGCTGCTCTACAAGCCCAAGGACGACACCTCAGCATGGTCATCCATTGTGG TTGACAACAGCGAGAACATCACTGTCATGAACCTCCGGCCGGTGACCGCCTACATCGTCAAGGTGCAGCTGAGCCGACcaggggatggtggggagggCAGCAAGGGACCTGAGGCTGTCATGGTGACCGAGTGCCTTG AGCCCACAGTCAAGCCTGTGATCGAAGGTTGGTCCATAGAGGAGAAAAACACACTTCACATCAACTGGAAATTGCCAAGTAACCACGAGCCAGCACATGGGTTCATCGTCCACCTCTTCGACTCTGCAAGGCGACTGGTCTGTGAGAAAAATATCACATCCATCTCTGTGCTCTCTGCCCGCATTGGGGACCTGGAGTTCAATAAGGAGTACGGGTTGGAGGTGCTGGTGTACCACTGTGCCAGCCTTGGGCCCCCCTCCGACCTCTACAAAGTCATGATCAACAGCAAAG GGCCTTCCTCCCCGCGGTTGCTCTCAGCAGAGTCCATGTCTGACACCGCTGTCAAGCTCTCCTGGCAGGTCCCTGAGTACCCCAACGGGGGCATCACCAAGTACATCGTGGAGCTGCAGCAGGTGGGGGGCACCAGCGAGCCCCAGTGGATCGACACTGACAGCGGCGCCGAGACCACCAAGATCGTCGGGGGCCTCAACGCCAGCACCAGCTACCAGTTTCGCGTCCGTGCCAACTCCCATGTCCCAGGGGAATGGAGCCAGCCTGTGAAAGCCAAGACCCTGGGGGACG GAGCGCTGAGCGTGCCGCCCAGCCTGGGCAGCCAGAGCACCGAGCAGGCAGGAGTAGACCAGCAGCTGCTCTTGGCCATCGTTGGCTCCGTGTCTGTCACCTGCCTCACCATCCTCTTTGCCCTCCTGGCACTTTTCCTCATCAAGAAGAATTTTTTCCACCGCCGCCGCACCTTTACATACCAGTCTGGCTCG GGGGAAGAGACCATCCTGCAGTTCAATTCAGGGACTCTGACCCTGACACGCCGGCCCAAGCCACAGCCAGAGCCCCTCAGCTACCCCATCCTGGAGTGGGAAGACATCAAGTTTGAGGACATGATCGGGGAGGGCAACTTCGGGCAGGTCATCAGGGCCATGATCAAAAAGGATGGCCTGAAAATGAACGCGGCCATCAAGATGCTGAAAG AGTTTGCTTCGGAGAACGACCATCGGGACTTTGCTGGGGAGCTGGAGGTGCTGTGCAAACTGGGCCATCACCCCAACATCATCAACTTGCTGGGTGCCTGCGAGAACAAGG GATACCTGTACATCGCCATTGAGTATGCTCCCTACGGAAACCTCCTCGACTTTCTCCGCAAAAGCCGGGTTTTGGAGACAGACCCAGCCTTTGCCAAGGAGCACGGTACTGCCTCCACCCTCacctcccagcagctcctccagttTGCTTCAGATGTGGCCAAGGGGATGCAGTACCTGAGTGAGAAGCAG TTCATTCACAGGGACCTGGCAGCCAGGAATATCCTGGTGGGAGAAAACCTGGCTTCCAAGATTGCCGACTTTGGCCTCTCCAGAGGGGAGGAGGTCTATGTGAAGAAGACGATG GGCCGCTTGCCGGTTCGCTGGATGGCCATCGAGTCCCTGAACTACAGCGTGTACACCACCAAGAGTGATGT GTGGTCATTTGGAGTCCTGCTCTGGGAGATCGTCAGCTTGG GAGGGACACCTTACTGCGGGATGACGTGCGCTGAGCTCTATGAGAAGCTGCCCCAGGGCTACCGCATGGAGAAGCCGCGCAACTGTGACGACGAGGT GTACGAGCTGATGCGGCAGTGCTGGCGCGACCGCCCCTACGAGCGACCGCCCTTCGCCCAGATCTCCATGCAGCTCATCCGCATGCTGGAGGCCAGGAAG GCCTACGTGAACATGGCCCTGTTCGAGAACTTCACCTACGCGGGGATCGATGCCACTGCTGAGGAGGCGTGA